AGCGTCTGCGCAAGAAAGGGGTCTTCCTGGACGAACCCTGAAGGGAGCCAGCGGGCTGGAGTGCCCTGGCAGGGATGATATTTGTCTTCCAAAAGCGCTCTCGACGCATGTTATATTGAGCAAGCCCTTTGCAAGCCAAAGACGAGGTATCTGTTCATGCGCTTCACGTTGGAATCCATGTTGCGGCTGGCCCTGGCGACCGCTCTCCTGTTGATCGCCGGGTGCTCCAAGAAGACTCCCGATCAGCCCCCGGTTTCGGCTCAACGGGATGACGGCCAGGTCGAAAGGGGACCCACCGCCGATCAATCCGAGCAGGAGGCCGGAAAGGAAGCCGAGCGGCTCCACCGTCAACGATGGATGAGCCTGCTCAAAGAGTCCCGAAGCCGTGCCCGACGGGCTCAGGTCCTCTACCGCCAAGGGCGGGCCGATGAAGGGGAGCGGATTTTCGAGAGTCTACTCAACGACCTGCGCAAATCGCCCTTTGATTTCCCCTCCCATCCCCAGGTGGAACGGACCTACAACGAGCTGCTGCGCCGCTTTCAGGACTTGCAGTTGAGCCGGGCCGCCGCCAGGGACGACTATTCCGCAGGGGACGAATCGGTCCCTGTCCCGCAGGAAACCACTCCCCTGGAAGAGGCCGATGACGTCAACCTCTACACCATCGAGATCGATCCTGATCTGCGCGACCTGGTGCACGAAGAACTGCTGGATGCCCGCTTCGATCTTCCCGTGGTGCTCAACGACGCCGTCCTCAAGGCTCTCGAGTTTCACACCGAGCGTTCGCGAAAGAGCGTCGAGACCGGCTTGCGCCGCGTCGGGCGTTTCCGTCCCCTTTTCGAGAAGGCTTTCGAGGAGGCCGGGGTGCCCAAGGACCTCATTTACATGTCCTACGTCGAGAGCCTCTTCAATCCGCGCGCCTACTCGCGAGCCCACGCCCGCGGACTGTGGCAGTTCATGTCTCCGACTGCCCGCGATTTCGGGATGCGGGTCGACTGGTGGATCGACGAGCGCTCGGACGTCGAAAAATCGACCTACGCGGCGGCCCGTTACCTGCGTCAGCTCTACGACAAATTCGGCGACTGGTACCTGGTGCTGGCGGCCTACAACGGCGGACCCGGACGGCTGGAGCGCATCCTCAAGCGCCACGGCCAAATGGACTTTTGGGAGATCTCGCGAAAACGCCTCTTGCCCCGCCAGACCCGCAACTTTGTGCCGTTGATTCTGTCCACCATCATCGTTTTCAACAACCCGCAGCGCTTCGGCTTCGAGGTGGAAGAAGATCCTCCCCTCAACCTCGAGAAGGTTCCAGTGCCTCACCAAGTCGACCTGGGCAAGGCGGCCAGCCTGATCGGCATGACGGGGCAGGAGCTGGCCGACCTCAATCCTGAACTGCGCCGCGGCGTCACGCCCTTCCAGATGGAGGGCTATCAACTGAAGGTGCCCGCGGGCTGGGGAGACGGTCTGGATGAAAAACTGGCGGAACTGCCTCCCGAAGAACGCACTCGATTCGCCCGTCATCGAGTGCGCCAAGGTGAAACGCTGGGCCAGATCGCGCGCCGCTACGGCACCTCGGTCCGCGCCATCGCCCAACTCAACGACATCCCTAACGTGCACCGAATCAGTCTCAACCAGAACCTTCTCATCCCGGTCAACCAGAAGGCCGCCCCCGTGAACCCGCGATCCGTTCCCTCCAGCGGAGAGCACGTTGTCAGCCGGGGCGATACCCTCTACCGCATCGCCCGGCTCTATCGGATTGCGCTGGAGGACCTGCTGCGCTGGAACAAGCTCACCCGCGCTTCGGTAATCTATCCGGGTCAAGCCCTGCGCCTCAGCCGCTCCCAAGAGGACGGCGGCCAATGACCTCCTCCACGCGAGAAAGACCATGAGCGACACCGCCCGCCTGGCCGAGCGCCTCCGCGACGCCCGCTACACGCTGGTCTTCACGGGCGCCGGGATCTCCACCGCTTCCGGGATTCCCGACTTCCGCGGACCCAAAGGCATTTGGAAGGAAATGAAGCCGGTTTACTACGATGAGTTCCTGTCTTCACACGAGGCCCGAGTCCGCCATTGGGAAATGAAGCTGCGCAGCCACAAGGAATACGGCGGCGCCAAGCCCAATGCCGGGCATAAGGCCTTGATGGAATTCGACGAGATGGGATGTCTGCAGATGCTGGTGACTCAGAATATCGACGGGCTCCATCAACTGGCCGGGCACGATGACTCCAAGGTCGTCGAAATTCACGGAACGGGGCGCCTGGTCGAGTGCTGCAGTTGCGCCAAGACTCTGCAACCCGATCCCTTCTACGACGAATTCGAAAAGACGCGCCAGCCGCCTGTCTGCGAGTGCGGGGGCTTTCTCAAGTCAGCCACCGTCTCTTTCGGCCAGCCGATGCCGGAGGACAAGCTGGAAGCCGCGTTTCGAGCTGCCCAACAATGCGACCTGGTGATTTCGGTGGGTTCCACCCTGGAAGTGGAACCGGCGGCCTCCGTCCCCCGGCTGGCCAAGAACCGCGGAGCCTACTACGCCATTGTCAACAAGGGGCCGACCGCCCATGACAGCCTGGCAGACCTGCGTCTGGAAGGAGACGCCGGAGACCTGCTGGGCCGGACCGCGCACCATTTACGCCGTGCCACTCTGGCCTGAAGACCTATTCTTCTTTCTTGTACTTGTTGCGCGAGACCGGAGTCGAATCCGCCATATCAATATAGAGATACTGGCCCTCTTGATCCCCCTTGACGCTGTAGCGCCGATGGTAGGAGAGCGGGATGTCGAAAGCCGAGAGAAACTTGGTAATGGAGATGACCGAACAACTGTGTGATTTGATATGGGTGATGCGGCGCTGTCCGCGATGAGGCGATGGGAAGAGTTCGAGGACGATCTCGCGGGTGTCCTCTGACCAAAAGAGATCAGCCGAGCGGTAGTCGGTGCCGAGCCCGTGAGTGTCGACGGCCTGACAATTGAAAATCAGCTTCACGCTCTGCGAGCCCTTGGGCGTCTTGACCTGGAAGCGGGCGGCTGGAGGAAAGGTGCCTCGGGTTTCCTTGAATCGGCTCAGCTTGGGCTTTCGACCTTGAGGCTCGTAGATCTTGATGGGTTGTCCACTCATAACCAGCAAACTCCTTGGCGAAGAGGTTGAAAACCTCGGCGCGTTAGCAAAAAGGCCGAAGCCTTTCCGCGCACTAGTTGTTGGTAATTGAGACGTCCCCCGACAGCCGTCTATCTACTACAGGTTAGCGAGAAGCTACCACAGGCGTCATAGCATGTCAACGAAAAAACAACGAACTTTTGAGTCGCTGGTTAAAGCAGCATGGAACCAGCAGTTATCAAGAAGATCTATGCAATTAGACGGCAAATCACTGCAAAAAGTTCGCCGAAGTTCGGCTACACTGAGACCTGGCGAGTGGATCAGGACCCACAGTAATCCTGTGAACCGTAAACCCTCCATCAGGGTGCAAAAATGGGAAGACAATGGGCTGAAAGCATGGAAATTGATCTAAGGGACATCGATGCGGCCGATCGCAGCCTGGCCATAAGCCATCCATGGCAGGTCGATGAGGAACTTGAGGAATCGGTCCGCCGGTTCGGCATTCTCACTCCCGTCGAGGTGCGGCAGGATAGGGGTAAACGTTTCCAGATCGTGCATGGCTTCCGCCGTTTGGAAGCGGCTCGGCGGGCCCGCTTGCAGCACATGCCCGCGCGTCTCGTCAAGGGAGATGACGAGTTTCTCTTTTGGACTGCCCTGGAGGCCAACCGCACTTCTCGTGGCTTGAGTGTGCTGGAGGCGGCTGCCGCCGCGGGCATCTTGCGCAACCGCTTCGACTACTCCGAGAAGCGTCTCACAGATGAGGTGCTTCCCCGCTTGGGACGCCGCGGCGACCGGCGCACCCTGAGCAGGCTGTTGCAGATTTCGGCTCTTGACGAGCGTTTGCAGCGGGCCATTCATCAGGGGCTGGAGGCCGAACTGGCCCTGCGCCTTTACAAGAGGCCCCGCCAGTTGCAGGACCTGGTTCTTTCCCGCATCGAGCGCTACCGTCTCGGCCGCAACAAGCAGAGGGAGTTTTTCGAACTGCTGGACGAACTGCTGGCGGCCTCTGGAGAGGATTCAGCCCGCCGTTTCTGGCGGGAAAGCGGACTGGCCGCAGTGGAAGCCCGGGGACGGACCGGTCCCGACCGTTTCGCAGCCTTGCTGGAAGAGCTGCGCAGACTGCGCTATCCCTCTCTTTACCGGCACCGGCACAGCTTTCGCTCCCTGCTGGACGAGCTGGATTTACCCTCTTCCATCCGCCTCCAGGAGCCTCCCAATTTCGAAGGCGGTGATCTGCAAATACTCCTTTCCGTGTCTTCGCCCCGTGAGTTGTCGGAAGCGGCACGAAGGCTGGCCCGGGCTGCCGAAAGTCCGGCTTTCCAGCGCGCTTGCGCGCTCTTGTGAGTGCCTGGCGGGAGGAGAGGGTGCTATAATTCCGGCGCGCGGCTTGACACGCTCTCAGTGTCCTTCGGATTCATCGACTGACGCCTGAACCTCAATGATCGACACTCCCCAATCTATCCAGGAAGGGCAATTGCTGGAGTTCGACCTGTGCATCGCGGGAGCCGGCGCCGCGGGCATCTCCATGGCGCTGCAACTGGAGGGAAGCGGGCTCAAGATCGCGCTGCTCGAGGGAGGCGGGCTCAATCCGCCGCCCTTCAGCGATCAGCATCCTTTTCATGGGCGCAACGTGGGGCGCGAGTACTCCCTGATCGGCACGCGCCTGCGATACTTCGGAGGCACCACCAATCACTGGGGAGGATGGTGCCGCCCTCTCGATCCCATCGATTTTGAAAGGCGCTCCCACTCCGATCTGAGCGGGTGGCCTCTGACCCGCCAGGACCTGGACCCTGCCTACCGGGAGGCCTGCCGGCTATGCGAGATCGACCCCCCTCTCTTCGATTTGCAGGACTTAGGCGAAACAGGCCGGCCCGAAACCGAATTCTTCCACCACTACGATCAGGACCTGGCGGCCAAGAATTTTCGCTTCAGTCCGCCCACCCGTTTCGGCCAGCGCTACCGCCCCGACATCGAGAAGGCGGCCGACGTGACTTGCTTTATCGACTCCACGCTGGTCGAGATCGAGCGGAATGGAAAGCGTGTCGAGCGTCTTAGGCTGCGCAGCCAAGAGAAAGAGTTCTTCGTCAAGGCCACAACCGTGGTGCTGGCGCTAGGGGGCATAGAGAACGCCCGCCTGCTCCTGGCCTCGGACAGCCGGGATCCACAAGGGTTGGGAAATGAAAGCGGATTCGTGGGCCGTTGTTTCGCCGACCATCTGGGACGGACGCTGGGGCAGGTCCTGACCTCCTGGAAAGCTCCTTACGTCATGTACCGTCACGACGGTCTGCAGCTTCTGCCTCATCTCTCGCTGTCGCCTCAGATTCTGCGCAGCCAGGGATTGGTCAACTTCGGAGTGGCCTTTCTTTCCAGCCGGGGAGAACAGTTCTTGTCGAGCGATTACCTGCACGATCAGACCTTGTTCGCCGACTGGAAGGGGAGTTCCAAGATGGGCTTCTATCACATGGTGGCCCGCTTCGAGCCCACGCCCAATCCGGACAGCCGGGTCACCTTGATCGAGGAGCGCGATCAGTACGGTTTGCGCCGGGTGCAGTTGGACTGGAAGCTCAACGAGGCGGAATTCGAGAGCTTGGACCGGATTTCCGAGATCCTGGCACGGCGCATCGGTGCCGCCGGGGTGGGCCGCATGCGGCGGGCTTTCCTCAATCCTAAGGGCGCCCGCCAAGCCAGCATGACTTATCAGGCTCATCAACTGGGCACGACCCGCATGTCGGAGGACCCCACCCGCGGAGTCGTGGACGCCAACTGCCGCGTCCACTCCTTGGAGAATCTTTACCTGGCCGGAAGTTCCGTTTTCCCCACTTTCGGCTTCGCCAATCCCACCCTGACCATCGTGGCCCTGGCGGTACGCTTGGCCGAGCATCTGAGAGACCGCCTCAAGCCGGAGAAGAAGGATGGCTGAACGCATCTGGACCCGCCGCCGATTCATTGCGGCCGTCTCGGCGGCCGGCGGATTCGCCCTGGGACGCGTCAGCGTTGACTGGATCGGACGCCCGGAGCGGTTGCGCAACCGCTTCCGAGACCGGCTGTTGGCTTTGCTGCAGGAGGTCGACCTGCAGGCCGAGGTGGGCAGCGCCTATTTGCAGGAGAATCCTTCTCAGGCCGATTTGGACGTCCTCTCACAACTTCTCCTGCAACGCCTGGACTTGGCCGGCTGGTGGACTGAAATGACCGGCCTGCCTGACCAACAGGCCCTGCGCCAGGCTCTCAGTGCCGCCATCAGCCAGGACTTCCAGCGCGCCGACGGAATCTGCCGCCTCAATGGCTGGTACCTTTCCCAGACCGAGTGCCGCTTGGCCGCCATGCGCGTCGTGGCTCGGGGCCAGGGGCTCATCAGCGATGTCGCCAAGCCCGTACTGGCCTTTCCTGAGGCTGATCTCTACGAGGTGGGGGAATGGGGTCCCCGGACCACCCCTCGAGGAGAGTCTTTCAATCAGCAACCGGACGGCGGCTCGGCCTTTTGGTTCCATATTGCCGGAGCTCCCCCTTCGCTCAAGATCTTCTTGGGACGCCGCGAAATGAAAGTGACGATCCATCCAGATCTGGTAACGGCGTCGCTTGCGCCCGAGGACGCGGCATCCATCGTCAGGAACCCGGGCCGCCATGCCGTCGTGGCCGCCGATCCCCAGCGCCAACTGCAGCAGACCATCGGCGAATTCCAGGTCCTGGAGGGCGCCGCCGACTCGCCGGCCAATGCGGTGGAGGGCCCGCTCGAGGTTTCGTCCTTGCCTGAGATGCGCCTGAAAGAAGTCGCGGCCTGGGGACCGCAGAGCACCGTCCTGGGCCAACCCTTCAACCCCCAGCCTTCCGGCGCTTCGGCCTTTTGGATCGATGTCGAGGCCGACCGCACCGAGAGCGCCCTCAGGGTCTACCTGGGGAACCATCCGCTGCGCACCACCGTCAACGCAAAAGTGATCACCGCTTCCATCAGCCCCGAGGAAGTTTCGTCGCTGCTCGGCAGGGCCGGAAACTATCCGCTCTACTTGGTGAGCCGAGCCCGCTCCGGCCGCCAGAAGGTGGGCGACTTCGAAGTCAAGGCGCGTTAGAATGGCGAATCGGCGGGGCGGACCACTAACGAGCAGCCTTATACCGCCGAGAGCATTGGCCCTCACCGCGGTCACTGAGACTTGATTCGTGTGTGAACTTGTTGGCCATTCAGCGTTGGCACATTGGCCGTCTGAAACCCAGGGTGGCGCCGCCGTCTCGCTTGCGCTCGCCGGGGCTGACCCTGGGGCTGGCGAATCTGTCCCTTGCAGGGACAAAAAACGACGGCCTGGCTCAGGACTTATGACCGGCAGCACCAGGAATCGAAGAAAGGGGACTCATGACGAAGCGCAGATGGATTTGCATTGTGGCGCTTGCCTTAATGATGCAGTGGGCCATGGGGCAAGGGAATCAAAGCCAGCAGGAAAAGGCGTCATCTCGAGGTGAAGGCTGGCAGGCCTTCGAGTGGAAAGGCCTGATGGAGGATGCTGCCCGCACGGGCAGCCCCTGGCACCCCTTCTTGACCCAGCCGACCCTCAGCATGGGCGTCTACCGGCTGCCGGCAGGTTCGGACGACGGCCAGAGCCCTCATGAGAAGGACGAAGTCTATTACGTAGCTCAGGGGCAAGCCGTCCTGCGCGTCGGGGAGGACGATATTCCCGTCTCTCCGGGCTCTGTGCTCTACGTGCGGGCGGGAGCCGACCATCATTTTCACTCCATTGCTGAAGACCTGGTGGTGTTGGTTTTCTTTTCAGCGGCTGAACCGCCACAAGCTCCTCGGCCGCGCGGCTCCAATGATCACTGAGCGGCTCCCCCAAGGCTACAGCGCCTCTCACAAGTGGACGGCGGTGGGCTTCCTGACCTTGGCCGTGCTTCTTTCCATGGGCCTGTGGTTTTCCGCCTCCGCCGTCACTCCCACGCTGATGCGGCGCTGGTCGTTGGACAGCGCTTCGGCGGCCTGGCTGACCATGGCCGTACAGATCGGCTTCGTTGCCGGGGCCTTAGCCAGCGCCCTGCTCAATGCTCCCGACCGATGGGCTCCCCGCTACCTGTTTGCCCTGGGAGCCTTTGCCGGAGCCGCCTTCAATGCCGCCATTCCGCTGTGGCCCTCCTGGCTGTGGGCCGTCCCTCTTCGCTTCGCCACCGGATTCTGCCTGGCTTTGGTCTATCCCGTGGGCATGAAGATCATGGCCACCTGGACGCGCCGCGACCGAGGTCTGGTCTTGGGTCTGGTGGTGGGAGCGCTGACCGTGGGCTCGGCTTCCCCCCATCTGATCCGCTCATTGGGTGGCATCGACGAATGGCCCCGAGTCCTCTACACCGCTTCTGGGCTCTCGGCCCTGGGCGGACTGCTGGTGCTGCGCTTCGGACGGCGGGGGCCCTTCGGTCTGCCCGCCGCCCCCTTTCGCTGGCGTCAGATGGGAGAGTCGTTGCGCGACCCCGCCCTGCGTCTGGCCAACCTGGGCTATCTGGGTCACATGTGGGAACTCTACGCCATGTGGACCTGGGTCCCCGTCTACCTGGCCGAACTCTACGGTTCCTCTCATCAGGCGCAGCGCCGAGCTTCGCTGGCGGCCTTCCTCATCATCGCCTGCGGCGGGCCGCTGTGCGTGGCCGCGGGGCGGCTGGCCGACCGCTGGGGGCGGACGCGCACCACCATCCTCTGCATGAGCGTGAGCGGTGCCTGCGCCCTGGCCGTGGGATGGGCCGGGCTCGTCTCTCCCTGGGCCGCCACAGCCTTGGCCGTGGTTTGGGGGCTGGCCGTCATTCCCGATTCGGCCCAGTTCTCGGGAGCCGTCAGCGAGTTGGGGGACGCCCGCTACATGGGTACCCTGCTGACCACCCAGACCTGCATGGGATTCCTATTGACCATGGCCAGCATCCGCATGGTGCCGGCGCTGAAGGCGTATGCCGGCTGGCCCCTGGCCTTCGCCGCCCTGGCCCTGGGCCCCGCCTTGGGAGCCTGGGCCATGTTCCGCTTGCAACGCTCGCCTCAGGCCGCCAAACTCTCGGGAGGTTTGGGATGAAGGGCCGCAAGTTTGTTTCCCTGATTTTCCTCGCGCTGATGGCGTGCACGGCGACTCCCCGGCAGGAGGAGGGCGCGTCCGGCCAACCCCAAGCCGCCCCAGACTTGCCCCCGCAGCTCGACGAGTGGATCGGGCACATGCTGATGGTGGGCTTTCGCGGCACCCGCCTTGAAGACGACGATCCGTTCTTGCGGCAGATCGGCAGCCTGCACCTTGGGGGCACGGTCCTCTTCGACTACGACGTCCCCTCGGGCAGGCCCTTGCGCAACATCGAGGACGCCCAACAGGTGCGCCAATTGACCCGCACCCTGCAGGCGGCGGCCGCCCATCCCCTGCTCATCGCCATCGACCAGGAGGGAGGACGGGTGGCCCGCCTCAAGCCGCGCCACGGATTCCCCGAGACGCTCTCCCAACAAGCTCTAGGTCGTCTCGACGACCAGCAGCGCACCCGGCGACAAGCCCGCGAGGTGGCCCAACTGCTTCGCGACTTGGGCGTCAACGTCAATTTCGCTCCCGTCCTCGACCTCAACCTGCATCCGCAGAATCCCATCATCGGCGCCTACCAGCGCAGCTATTCGGAGGATCCGGAGGTGGTGGTCCGCCACGCTCGCTGGACGATCGACGAATTTCACCGCCAGAGCTTGCTGGCCGCCGTCAAGCACTTCCCGGGACACGGCTCGTCGCGCCAGGACTCCCACCTTGGCCTGCCCGACGTCACTCCCTACTGGCAGCCCGTCGAATTGATCCCCTTTGCACGCCTCATCGAAGAAGGACTGCCCGACATGGTGATGACGGCTCACCTCTACCATTCTCAGTGGGACGAAGAATTGCCGGCCACACTCTCGCCTCAGGTGATCGAAGGGATTCTGCGCCAGCGCCTGGGATTCGAGGGAGCGGTGGTCTCCGACGACTTGCAGATGGGCGCCATCGCCCAGCGCTACGAGCTTGGGGAGACGGTGCTGAGAGCGGTTGAGGCGGGCGTCGATATCCTGGTCTTCTCCAACAACAGCCCCGCCGGCTACGATCCTGAAATCGCCCCCAAAGCCCACGCCGCCCTGCGCCAACTGGTGCAGCAAGGAAAAATTTCGCCCCGGCGCGTCCGCGCTTCCTATGAGCGGGTCCGACGGTTGCAGAGCCGGCTGCCTCCCATTGACTGAGGCCCCAGGCTGACGGACAATGTATAGGGTATTGGCAAGTCAACAAAGCCTCCGCAGCGGAAGGGAATAAGAACAGATGCTTTCAGATAAGATGGAAAAAGAGCTGAACAAACAGGTCAACGCCGAACTGGAATCGTTCTACGTCTACCTCTCCATGGCCTCCTACATGGAATCGGTCGATCTTCTGGGCTTCGCTCATTGGATGCGCGAGCAAGCGGATGAAGAGATGAGCCACGCCATGAAGATTTACGATTACATTCATGAGCGGGACGGGCGCGTGGTGCTGGGCGAAATCGCCGCGCCGCCCTCTCAATGGGACGGGGTAGGCGCCGTTTACAAGGCGGCCTACGAGCAGGAGGTTTCCATCTCCAGGAAGATCGACAAAATCGTCGACTTGGCCATCAAGGAGGCCGACCACGCCACCCACTCCTTCATGCAATGGTTCGTCAACGAACAAGTCGAAGAAGTGGCCACCGTCAAGACCATCATTCAGAAACTCAAGCTTATCGACGGCGCTCCGGGAGGCCTTTTTCTACTCGACCGGGAGATGGGTCAGCGGCCGGGCGATTCCCACGAAGATTAGACCGCGCAGTGCCGGCTTTCTTTCCTAGAACGGAGCGGGCTGCTATCATCCGGCATTCATGCCAAAAAACCAGACGAAGCCCACCGAACAGCCCCCCTCCGGGCTGATGAGCCGTTTTCTGGACACTGTCGAGGTCTTGGGCAACAAGCTGCCTGATCCGTCGGTGCTCTTCCTGCTGGCCCTCATCATCACCTGGATTCTTTCCTGGCTGTTGGCGGGAGTGGCCTTTACCGAGATCGATCCGCGTACCGGACAGCCGCTCCAGGTGCAGAACCAGTTGACCGGTCCCGCTCTGTCCACTTTTCTCGCCAACATGGTCACCACCTTTACGGGATTTGCGCCCCTTGGCGTGGTGTTGCTGGCCATGTTGGGCGTGGGAGTGGCCGAGCACACCGGATTCATCACGGCCGGCCTCAAGTCGA
This Acidobacteriota bacterium DNA region includes the following protein-coding sequences:
- a CDS encoding transglycosylase SLT domain-containing protein translates to MRFTLESMLRLALATALLLIAGCSKKTPDQPPVSAQRDDGQVERGPTADQSEQEAGKEAERLHRQRWMSLLKESRSRARRAQVLYRQGRADEGERIFESLLNDLRKSPFDFPSHPQVERTYNELLRRFQDLQLSRAAARDDYSAGDESVPVPQETTPLEEADDVNLYTIEIDPDLRDLVHEELLDARFDLPVVLNDAVLKALEFHTERSRKSVETGLRRVGRFRPLFEKAFEEAGVPKDLIYMSYVESLFNPRAYSRAHARGLWQFMSPTARDFGMRVDWWIDERSDVEKSTYAAARYLRQLYDKFGDWYLVLAAYNGGPGRLERILKRHGQMDFWEISRKRLLPRQTRNFVPLILSTIIVFNNPQRFGFEVEEDPPLNLEKVPVPHQVDLGKAASLIGMTGQELADLNPELRRGVTPFQMEGYQLKVPAGWGDGLDEKLAELPPEERTRFARHRVRQGETLGQIARRYGTSVRAIAQLNDIPNVHRISLNQNLLIPVNQKAAPVNPRSVPSSGEHVVSRGDTLYRIARLYRIALEDLLRWNKLTRASVIYPGQALRLSRSQEDGGQ
- a CDS encoding Sir2 family NAD-dependent protein deacetylase, which encodes MSDTARLAERLRDARYTLVFTGAGISTASGIPDFRGPKGIWKEMKPVYYDEFLSSHEARVRHWEMKLRSHKEYGGAKPNAGHKALMEFDEMGCLQMLVTQNIDGLHQLAGHDDSKVVEIHGTGRLVECCSCAKTLQPDPFYDEFEKTRQPPVCECGGFLKSATVSFGQPMPEDKLEAAFRAAQQCDLVISVGSTLEVEPAASVPRLAKNRGAYYAIVNKGPTAHDSLADLRLEGDAGDLLGRTAHHLRRATLA
- a CDS encoding ParB N-terminal domain-containing protein, which codes for MEIDLRDIDAADRSLAISHPWQVDEELEESVRRFGILTPVEVRQDRGKRFQIVHGFRRLEAARRARLQHMPARLVKGDDEFLFWTALEANRTSRGLSVLEAAAAAGILRNRFDYSEKRLTDEVLPRLGRRGDRRTLSRLLQISALDERLQRAIHQGLEAELALRLYKRPRQLQDLVLSRIERYRLGRNKQREFFELLDELLAASGEDSARRFWRESGLAAVEARGRTGPDRFAALLEELRRLRYPSLYRHRHSFRSLLDELDLPSSIRLQEPPNFEGGDLQILLSVSSPRELSEAARRLARAAESPAFQRACALL
- a CDS encoding GMC family oxidoreductase → MIDTPQSIQEGQLLEFDLCIAGAGAAGISMALQLEGSGLKIALLEGGGLNPPPFSDQHPFHGRNVGREYSLIGTRLRYFGGTTNHWGGWCRPLDPIDFERRSHSDLSGWPLTRQDLDPAYREACRLCEIDPPLFDLQDLGETGRPETEFFHHYDQDLAAKNFRFSPPTRFGQRYRPDIEKAADVTCFIDSTLVEIERNGKRVERLRLRSQEKEFFVKATTVVLALGGIENARLLLASDSRDPQGLGNESGFVGRCFADHLGRTLGQVLTSWKAPYVMYRHDGLQLLPHLSLSPQILRSQGLVNFGVAFLSSRGEQFLSSDYLHDQTLFADWKGSSKMGFYHMVARFEPTPNPDSRVTLIEERDQYGLRRVQLDWKLNEAEFESLDRISEILARRIGAAGVGRMRRAFLNPKGARQASMTYQAHQLGTTRMSEDPTRGVVDANCRVHSLENLYLAGSSVFPTFGFANPTLTIVALAVRLAEHLRDRLKPEKKDG
- a CDS encoding cupin domain-containing protein, with product MTKRRWICIVALALMMQWAMGQGNQSQQEKASSRGEGWQAFEWKGLMEDAARTGSPWHPFLTQPTLSMGVYRLPAGSDDGQSPHEKDEVYYVAQGQAVLRVGEDDIPVSPGSVLYVRAGADHHFHSIAEDLVVLVFFSAAEPPQAPRPRGSNDH
- a CDS encoding MFS transporter; the encoded protein is MITERLPQGYSASHKWTAVGFLTLAVLLSMGLWFSASAVTPTLMRRWSLDSASAAWLTMAVQIGFVAGALASALLNAPDRWAPRYLFALGAFAGAAFNAAIPLWPSWLWAVPLRFATGFCLALVYPVGMKIMATWTRRDRGLVLGLVVGALTVGSASPHLIRSLGGIDEWPRVLYTASGLSALGGLLVLRFGRRGPFGLPAAPFRWRQMGESLRDPALRLANLGYLGHMWELYAMWTWVPVYLAELYGSSHQAQRRASLAAFLIIACGGPLCVAAGRLADRWGRTRTTILCMSVSGACALAVGWAGLVSPWAATALAVVWGLAVIPDSAQFSGAVSELGDARYMGTLLTTQTCMGFLLTMASIRMVPALKAYAGWPLAFAALALGPALGAWAMFRLQRSPQAAKLSGGLG
- a CDS encoding glycoside hydrolase family 3 N-terminal domain-containing protein, with the translated sequence MKGRKFVSLIFLALMACTATPRQEEGASGQPQAAPDLPPQLDEWIGHMLMVGFRGTRLEDDDPFLRQIGSLHLGGTVLFDYDVPSGRPLRNIEDAQQVRQLTRTLQAAAAHPLLIAIDQEGGRVARLKPRHGFPETLSQQALGRLDDQQRTRRQAREVAQLLRDLGVNVNFAPVLDLNLHPQNPIIGAYQRSYSEDPEVVVRHARWTIDEFHRQSLLAAVKHFPGHGSSRQDSHLGLPDVTPYWQPVELIPFARLIEEGLPDMVMTAHLYHSQWDEELPATLSPQVIEGILRQRLGFEGAVVSDDLQMGAIAQRYELGETVLRAVEAGVDILVFSNNSPAGYDPEIAPKAHAALRQLVQQGKISPRRVRASYERVRRLQSRLPPID
- a CDS encoding ferritin, with amino-acid sequence MLSDKMEKELNKQVNAELESFYVYLSMASYMESVDLLGFAHWMREQADEEMSHAMKIYDYIHERDGRVVLGEIAAPPSQWDGVGAVYKAAYEQEVSISRKIDKIVDLAIKEADHATHSFMQWFVNEQVEEVATVKTIIQKLKLIDGAPGGLFLLDREMGQRPGDSHED